One window of Pseudacidobacterium ailaaui genomic DNA carries:
- a CDS encoding TonB-dependent receptor, protein MRTLLRRIAFSLFLVCFFSGALHAQSTSNSGTITGTVTDPTGAVVPGATVTIHNPVSQYERSVTTDKTGHFQFPNVPFNPYHLTVTMSGFSNAAQDVDVNSIVPVTANISLKLGEASNTTVVVTGEDLVENDTTMHTDIDRSMMQKLPLESQSSSISSLVTLASPGVAADSNGLFHGLGDHASNSFSVDGQPISDQQSKVFSNQIPGDSVQSLEVIDGAPPAEYGDKTSLVIKVTTRSGQGMKRPTGSINTSYGTFGSVNGGFDLGYGGDNWGNFIAANGLNTGRFLDPPEFRVFHAKGNEENIFDRVDYNFTQADSIHLNLQYTRSWFQTPNAYDNLNVLDQFGNSVGETDQKSKIETFNIAPTYTRLINNDAVFNFGAYARKDAYNYYPSGNPLADFSPTQSETVQQRRTLLNAGVHSDISYVKGAHNFKAGAVYEHTFLRENDSLGIVNPTLNSPCVDANGNPLNGFTDPSQCAAAGDRPNPGFNSVLLPYDLTRGGSLYAFYGPADIKELALYAEDQITAGNWLFNLGMRGDLYNGLTRERQAEPRLGASYSIKPTNTVLRVSYARTLETPFNENLVLSSTGCANSVLSPLLSCTPGVSGKLNPGFRNEFHAGFQQAFGKYAVVSGEYIWKYTHNAFDFSVLGNTPITFPIDWHNSKIPGFTLRADVPNFHNISAFVVMSSVAARFFPPQIGGAGATVGQSGYPFRIDHDERYNETTHLQYQIPWRKSLWYSFNWRYDSGLVAGSVPCYNVTDPNSSCNPINGGTSITLPNGQPGIDLSKLSADQQFQAGLTCDGVRATPTSGFTVCDAAGLTSKLVKVPAPGTENDDKNPPRIQPRSLFDMALGDDNLFHGDHYKWGLRLTAVNVTNKYALYNFLSTFSGTHYVTPRTVTGEVNFSF, encoded by the coding sequence ATGCGCACGTTGTTGCGTCGCATTGCCTTTTCTCTTTTTCTTGTCTGCTTTTTTTCCGGCGCGCTTCACGCGCAATCCACGAGCAACTCTGGCACCATAACTGGTACGGTCACCGACCCCACTGGAGCGGTTGTCCCTGGCGCCACGGTGACCATTCACAATCCCGTCAGCCAGTATGAGCGTTCTGTCACCACCGACAAAACAGGGCATTTTCAATTTCCCAATGTTCCGTTCAATCCTTATCACCTTACAGTCACGATGTCGGGTTTCAGTAATGCGGCCCAGGATGTGGATGTGAACTCCATTGTCCCCGTAACAGCAAACATCAGCCTGAAACTTGGTGAGGCCTCAAACACCACGGTCGTTGTGACCGGAGAAGACCTGGTGGAAAATGACACCACCATGCACACTGACATAGACCGCAGCATGATGCAGAAGCTGCCTTTGGAGAGCCAGTCTTCCTCCATCAGTTCTCTGGTAACGCTGGCTTCCCCTGGTGTGGCTGCCGATTCCAACGGGCTGTTTCATGGATTAGGGGATCATGCTTCGAACTCATTTTCTGTGGACGGACAACCCATCAGTGACCAGCAGAGCAAGGTCTTCTCCAATCAGATCCCCGGCGATTCCGTGCAGTCTCTGGAGGTAATTGACGGAGCACCCCCTGCCGAATATGGGGACAAGACGAGCCTTGTGATCAAGGTCACCACCCGCTCCGGACAAGGCATGAAGAGGCCCACCGGCAGCATCAACACTTCTTATGGGACTTTCGGTTCGGTGAATGGAGGTTTCGACCTTGGCTACGGCGGCGATAACTGGGGCAATTTCATTGCTGCGAACGGCCTGAATACAGGACGCTTTCTTGATCCGCCCGAATTTCGGGTATTTCACGCCAAGGGCAACGAAGAAAACATCTTCGATCGTGTGGACTATAACTTTACCCAGGCCGACTCTATTCATCTGAATCTGCAATACACCCGTTCCTGGTTCCAGACGCCGAACGCCTACGACAACCTCAATGTTCTGGACCAGTTTGGAAACAGCGTGGGTGAAACTGACCAGAAGTCGAAGATTGAGACCTTCAACATCGCGCCTACCTATACTCGACTCATCAATAATGATGCCGTCTTCAATTTTGGCGCTTATGCACGTAAGGACGCGTATAACTATTACCCCAGCGGCAATCCTTTAGCAGATTTTTCGCCAACGCAGTCAGAGACGGTGCAGCAGCGCCGGACCCTGTTGAATGCCGGCGTACACTCGGACATCTCCTACGTTAAGGGTGCGCACAACTTTAAAGCAGGGGCTGTATACGAGCATACCTTCCTGCGTGAAAATGATTCTCTCGGAATTGTGAACCCTACGTTGAACTCTCCCTGTGTGGATGCAAATGGCAATCCGCTGAACGGATTCACCGACCCTTCGCAATGTGCGGCGGCAGGGGACCGGCCTAATCCAGGATTCAATTCCGTTCTACTGCCTTATGATCTGACGCGAGGTGGCAGTCTGTACGCTTTTTATGGTCCGGCTGACATCAAGGAACTGGCATTGTATGCAGAGGACCAGATTACAGCCGGGAACTGGCTTTTCAACCTGGGGATGCGCGGTGACCTTTACAACGGCCTTACCCGCGAACGGCAGGCGGAGCCGCGACTGGGCGCTTCTTACAGCATCAAGCCCACCAACACGGTCCTGCGTGTTTCCTACGCGCGCACGCTGGAAACGCCTTTTAATGAAAACCTGGTCCTGTCGAGCACAGGCTGCGCAAATTCTGTGCTTTCACCTCTGCTCTCGTGTACTCCGGGAGTGTCCGGTAAATTAAACCCGGGTTTTCGGAATGAATTTCACGCCGGATTTCAGCAGGCATTCGGTAAATATGCTGTTGTCAGCGGAGAGTACATCTGGAAATACACGCACAATGCATTTGACTTCAGCGTGCTGGGCAATACTCCCATTACCTTTCCGATCGACTGGCACAATTCGAAGATCCCAGGGTTTACGCTGCGTGCGGATGTGCCAAACTTCCACAATATCAGCGCTTTTGTTGTGATGTCGTCTGTTGCCGCGCGCTTCTTTCCACCGCAGATTGGGGGCGCCGGGGCGACCGTCGGACAAAGTGGATATCCTTTTCGCATTGACCATGACGAGCGCTACAACGAAACCACCCACCTCCAGTACCAGATTCCGTGGCGAAAGAGCCTGTGGTACAGCTTCAACTGGAGGTATGACAGCGGTCTGGTTGCTGGTTCTGTGCCTTGCTACAACGTGACGGACCCGAACAGCAGCTGCAATCCCATCAATGGAGGCACGTCCATTACTCTACCCAATGGTCAGCCGGGGATTGATCTGAGCAAACTCTCTGCGGACCAGCAGTTTCAGGCCGGACTTACCTGCGACGGCGTGCGGGCCACGCCCACCTCTGGCTTTACGGTGTGTGATGCCGCCGGACTTACTTCCAAACTGGTGAAAGTGCCCGCTCCAGGGACCGAGAACGATGACAAAAACCCACCGCGTATTCAGCCGCGCAGTCTCTTTGACATGGCCCTCGGCGATGACAATCTGTTCCATGGCGACCACTATAAGTGGGGGCTGCGCCTCACGGCTGTCAATGTGACGAATAAATATGCGCTCTACAACTTTCTCTCAACCTTTAGCGGAACGCACTACGTGACGCCCAGGACTGTAACCGGAGAGGTGAACTTTTCCTTCTGA
- a CDS encoding SDR family NAD(P)-dependent oxidoreductase: MAGVLLSLAGRVALITGGSRGIGAECVRLFHEAGAKVAFSCRSVRAEAQKLTSQCGGETIALEQELSSSKDGRALVEKTVTAFSRLDCLVVNHGIWPPEDISIAEMSDAQWRGTLAVNLDSVFGLVQAAVAQMKRQKSGGHIVLISSTAGQRGEAYHADYAAAKGALISLTKSLSSELAGEGIYVNCVAPGWVATEMSAPALLDPARREKIFSTIPLGRVASPREIAGPVLFLCTPFAGFISGEIVNVNGGAVLVG; encoded by the coding sequence ATGGCTGGAGTTTTGTTGTCCCTGGCAGGCAGGGTGGCCCTGATTACGGGCGGTTCACGCGGAATTGGCGCCGAATGTGTGCGATTGTTTCATGAAGCAGGGGCAAAGGTGGCCTTCAGTTGCCGTTCGGTCCGGGCCGAAGCGCAGAAGCTGACGTCTCAATGCGGTGGTGAGACCATTGCTTTGGAACAGGAGCTTTCTTCCTCAAAGGATGGACGCGCTCTGGTGGAGAAGACTGTGACGGCCTTCAGCCGTCTCGACTGCCTCGTTGTGAACCACGGGATCTGGCCTCCGGAAGATATTTCGATTGCTGAGATGAGTGACGCGCAATGGCGTGGGACGTTGGCAGTCAATCTCGATAGCGTCTTCGGGCTGGTGCAGGCCGCTGTGGCCCAGATGAAACGGCAGAAGTCCGGAGGGCATATCGTTCTGATTAGCTCGACGGCCGGGCAGCGGGGGGAGGCGTATCACGCCGATTATGCCGCAGCCAAAGGGGCCCTGATCAGTCTGACCAAGAGCCTGTCCAGCGAACTGGCCGGAGAAGGCATTTACGTGAACTGCGTTGCTCCTGGGTGGGTGGCGACAGAGATGTCTGCTCCCGCCTTGCTGGACCCGGCCCGCAGAGAAAAAATCTTTTCGACGATTCCGCTGGGGCGGGTGGCTTCTCCACGGGAGATTGCAGGTCCCGTTCTGTTTCTGTGTACACCGTTTGCAGGTTTCATCAGCGGAGAAATCGTCAATGTGAATGGTGGCGCAGTTCTGGTGGGGTAA
- a CDS encoding deoxynucleoside kinase, which translates to MPRSLKDSRFIAVEGPIRVGKSTLAKLLADQLGTKHLAEPENNPFLDRFYRGEPGMAFAAQMWFLKERHEQLQKAGGNAGPVVSDYIFEKDKIFAYVNLSDAELALYNRYYQQLRQDVPLPDLVIYLQATPEVLKQRLKRKGIAEERAISDGYIEQLAAAYEHFFFHYTASDLLVVNTSEIDFVRNPAHLQRLLKRITGPVNGTQYFLPTEKRPIS; encoded by the coding sequence ATGCCCAGGTCCCTGAAAGATTCCCGTTTTATTGCTGTGGAAGGTCCGATACGCGTGGGCAAATCCACACTGGCAAAGCTGCTTGCAGACCAGCTGGGTACGAAGCATCTTGCGGAACCAGAAAACAATCCTTTTCTCGACCGTTTTTATCGCGGCGAACCGGGAATGGCGTTTGCTGCGCAGATGTGGTTCCTGAAAGAGCGGCATGAGCAGCTGCAAAAGGCCGGGGGAAATGCCGGGCCGGTTGTTTCCGACTACATCTTTGAAAAAGACAAAATCTTCGCTTATGTAAACCTCAGTGATGCAGAGCTTGCGCTATACAACCGCTATTATCAGCAACTACGCCAAGATGTGCCCCTGCCTGACCTTGTGATCTATCTTCAGGCCACGCCAGAGGTCCTGAAGCAGCGGCTGAAGCGCAAGGGCATTGCTGAAGAACGGGCCATCAGCGATGGATATATTGAGCAACTGGCCGCCGCTTATGAACATTTTTTCTTTCATTACACGGCCAGCGATCTGCTGGTCGTCAACACCTCAGAGATCGACTTCGTCAGGAACCCCGCCCATTTGCAGCGGCTTCTTAAGCGCATTACAGGACCGGTAAACGGAACACAGTACTTCCTGCCCACAGAAAAGCGTCCTATTTCCTGA
- a CDS encoding polysaccharide deacetylase family protein, whose product MLATLATAGAVTLAAGAYTYAAMSPTSQIFGRTIIGGPDPHEFALTYDDGPNDPYTQQLLDLLAEQNVRATFFLIGRFVRRRPEIVRAIQKAGHLIGNHTMTHPVLLFQSHRRVQDELKACNAALEDVLGHPVRYFRPPHGARRPDVLRAARELGLTSVLWNAMGYDWRPTTPEAVLANLQKGIRRNRKRGRGSNLLLHDGGQAGIGQDRRHTVLATASLLRSARDAGIRFVTVDAWAQTTD is encoded by the coding sequence ATGCTTGCTACGCTTGCCACTGCCGGGGCCGTTACTCTGGCTGCCGGAGCATACACTTATGCGGCCATGTCGCCTACATCGCAGATTTTTGGCCGCACCATCATCGGCGGTCCGGACCCGCACGAGTTTGCACTGACCTACGACGATGGCCCCAACGATCCTTACACTCAGCAACTGCTCGATTTGCTGGCCGAGCAGAATGTCCGCGCAACCTTTTTTCTGATTGGCCGCTTTGTGCGCCGGCGTCCGGAGATAGTGCGGGCCATTCAAAAGGCCGGACACCTTATCGGCAACCATACAATGACGCATCCGGTACTCTTGTTCCAGTCTCACCGGCGCGTGCAGGATGAGTTGAAGGCCTGCAACGCTGCGCTGGAGGATGTGCTCGGTCACCCCGTCCGCTATTTTCGGCCTCCCCATGGAGCACGTCGCCCAGATGTGTTGCGCGCAGCGCGCGAACTGGGACTGACGTCGGTCCTATGGAATGCAATGGGATATGACTGGAGGCCCACCACGCCTGAAGCCGTGCTTGCCAACCTGCAGAAAGGCATACGCCGTAATCGTAAGCGCGGCAGAGGATCGAATCTTCTTTTGCATGATGGTGGACAAGCAGGTATTGGCCAGGACCGCAGACACACAGTTCTGGCCACCGCTTCGCTACTCAGATCGGCCAGGGACGCCGGCATTCGGTTTGTGACCGTGGATGCTTGGGCGCAAACTACTGATTGA